AGCAGAAATTTCACCGATATAACCACTAGTTTTGTGGGCATCATTGACTAGAACGACTTTTCCTGTTTTTTTGACTGAGTTGATAATGATATCCTTGTCCAGAGGCACCAAGGTACGAGGATCAACCACTTCTACTGAAATGCCTTCTTCTACCAATTCTTCAGCTGCTTGCATAACCCTACGGAGCATTTTTCCATAGGTCACAACTGTCACGTCCGTTCCCTCTTTTTTGATGTCACCAACACCGAGAGGGATTGTATAATCAGGATCAAGCGGAACTTCGCCTTTTTGGTTGAATTCTGACTTGTACTCAAGAATAATAACAGGATTGTTGTCGCGGATAGAAGATTTTAGCAACCCTTTCATATCCGCAGGAGTGCCAGGTGCCACGACCTTTAAACCTGGAATGTGGGTAAACCAAGATTCCAAAGATTGTGAGTGTTGAGCAGCTGATCCGACACCATTTCCAGCTGCGCAGCGAATTGTCATCGGAACCTGACCTTTACCACCGAACATATAACGCGTTTTAGCAGCTTGGTTGACAATTGCATCCATGGCAATGACAGAAAAATCCATAAAAGTCATATCTACAATTGGGCGTAGTCCAGTCATGGCCGATCCTGCTGCAGCTCCTGAAATAGCTGCTTCAGAAATTGGACAATCACGTACTCGTTCTGGACCGAATTCTTCTAACATTCCGACAGATGTTCCGAAATCTCCTCCGAAAATACCGACATCTTCTCCCATTAACAACACATTTTCATCGTGACGCATTTCCTCAGACATAGCAAGGATAATGGTATCACGGAAGGACATTGTTTTTGTTTCCATTTTATCTCCTCTCTTAGTCCGCGTAAATATCTTCAAAAGCTGACTCAAGCGGTGGGAATGGACTTTCCTCTGCAAATTTTACAGATGCTTCCACTGCTTCTTTAACCTCTGCTTGGATAGCTTCTAACTCTTCGTCGCTTGCAATCTGATTTGCTAGCAAGTATTTACGAAGATTTTCGATTGGGTCTTTTTTCTTCCACTCCTCTACTTCTTTGCGCGTTCGATACTTACCAGGATCAGAAGAAGAATGTCCTAACCAGCGATAAGTAACACTTTCAATCAAGACAGGCCCTTTACCACTTCGAACGTATTTAACAGCTTTTTGAAAACCTTCATAGACCTCAATAACGTTGTTCCCGTCTTGGATAAAGATGCCAGGAATACCATAGGCAGCACTCCGCTCATGAATGTGCTCTATATTGGTCATTTTCTTAATATCCGCAGAAATACCATAGCCATTATTGATACAATAGAAAATCACTGGCAAATTCCAAATAGAAGCCATATTAACCGCTTCATGAAAAATACCTTCGTTCGTTGCTCCGTCACCAAAGAAGCAAACCACGATTTTATCTGTTTGGTGCATTTGCTGAGTGAGGGCGGCACCGACTGCAATTCCCATGCCTCCGCCAACGATACCATTTGCTCCTAAGTTTCCGGCATCCAAATCAGCAATGTGCATGGAGCCACCTTTTCCTTTGCAGGTTCCGTTATATTTGCCCATGATTTCTGCCATCATGCCGTTCAGATCAATTCCTTTGGCAATCGCCTGACCATGACCACGGTGGTTAGAAGTAATCAAATCATCAGGATTGAGGGCCAGCATAGCTCCAACGCTAGCTGCTTCTTCTCCAACAGAAAAGTGAGTCATTCCTGGAACTTTCCCCTTTTTTACGAGTTGGGCAATTTTTAAGTCCATCCGACGGATCTCTTCCATTTTACGAAACATCTCTAGCAAAAGATTTTTATCTAAAGTTGACATAGTCGAGCCTTTCTATGAGTGTAATTCTATAATTTCATTCTATCCAAACTAAAAAATACTGTCAAAATTTATGCTTGAACAATTTCACAAAGAAAAATCAGCTAACCTTGCTGGCAAGCTGATTTGAATTGACTAAATAAAAATTTCACAAATAGATTTTTCTACTTTTTCCCAAAATCCTCTATCATTTGATCGATTTCCGAACGACTTGGTGTTGTCAAAATATAATGAACATCTCCTTGTAAGTCTGCAAATGCCTTTGGCATGATTTTGACTGCTTTTAATTTATCGCCGTACTTTGCACGCAATTCTTCTTCTGAATACACATAATTTGAGGTTGAACGGCGTGAAGTAACCAAGCCATATTGTGCTTCGACTTGAGGTTGTGGGAAAGGTTCGCCATTCACAATATCTGCATATCCACGATAAAGGTCAATGGAGTGAGCAAAGTTATACAAATCAATCGTAAAAGCACCTGCTGGACGATTATTGTATTCTATGGCAATATAATCATCTCCGTCACGGAAAAATTCAATATGAAAGAAGCGTTCTTTCATGCCAAACGCTTTAATGATAACTTCCCCATATTGACGTAATTTTGGATCCATATCTTTTATAATATAATATGAGTTTTCATAATGATTCAAAACTAAATCTAAAGGGGTATAAGCATAATCAAAAGTTGTTGAAAACACAATATTTCCTTTTGAATCCAGTAATCCGTCAAACGTACAAATTTGTCCAGAATCAACGAATTTTTCAAAGAAATAAACGGTTTGCTTATCCCACTCTTGTTTAAATTGTTCAACATCTTCAGTGGTTTCCAATTTATAAGTTCCTGCTGCGCCAACTCCATTGTCTGGCTTTGCAATCATCGGAAGTCCAATTTTACTGACAGCCATGTCAACTGCCTGCAAGGTTTTTACAATTTGACCAGGAACGACAGGAACTCCAGCCTTTTTAAAGAGTTTCTTCATTTCAGACTTAAATTTTGTCTTTTTCAAGTCTTTTGGTTTTGGTCCTACAACATTAAATTGTTCACGTAGTTGAGCGTCTTGATCCAACCAATATTCATTGTGTGACTCAATGCGGTCAATTGGTCCATGCTTGTAAAAAAGGAAAGCTACAGCACGTTTAACTTCATCGAGATTTTCTAGATTTTCCACACGAAAATATTCTGTTAAAGCATTTTTCAAAGGTTGATCTAGTTGATCATAAGGTTCCTGCCCGATGCCCAAAACAGTAATTCCTTTATTTGCAAGTTCAACGGTAAATTGTTGAAAATTTTGTGGATAATAAGGTGAAATAACGATATAGTTCATAATATTGTTTCCTTTCTAATCATAAGTTTAATTGACTTAGAAAATACGGCATTTGCTTGCGCCACCAAATCCAGTCATGCGAAACATCATATCCCCATTCAGCAAACCATGCAAGAATATTCTTATGCTCAAAGGCTTCTTTTAAGGTATAGAAAGAAGGTAGTCCGTCCTGCTCCCATGCACCAAGTCCTGTACAGACAATGATATCAGCATTGCGATAGCGGTCAA
This Streptococcus anginosus DNA region includes the following protein-coding sequences:
- a CDS encoding alpha-ketoacid dehydrogenase subunit beta encodes the protein METKTMSFRDTIILAMSEEMRHDENVLLMGEDVGIFGGDFGTSVGMLEEFGPERVRDCPISEAAISGAAAGSAMTGLRPIVDMTFMDFSVIAMDAIVNQAAKTRYMFGGKGQVPMTIRCAAGNGVGSAAQHSQSLESWFTHIPGLKVVAPGTPADMKGLLKSSIRDNNPVIILEYKSEFNQKGEVPLDPDYTIPLGVGDIKKEGTDVTVVTYGKMLRRVMQAAEELVEEGISVEVVDPRTLVPLDKDIIINSVKKTGKVVLVNDAHKTSGYIGEISAIISESEAFDYLDAPIRRCAGEDVPMPYAQNLENAMIPTVESIKEAIRKTYHKE
- a CDS encoding thiamine pyrophosphate-dependent dehydrogenase E1 component subunit alpha, whose protein sequence is MSTLDKNLLLEMFRKMEEIRRMDLKIAQLVKKGKVPGMTHFSVGEEAASVGAMLALNPDDLITSNHRGHGQAIAKGIDLNGMMAEIMGKYNGTCKGKGGSMHIADLDAGNLGANGIVGGGMGIAVGAALTQQMHQTDKIVVCFFGDGATNEGIFHEAVNMASIWNLPVIFYCINNGYGISADIKKMTNIEHIHERSAAYGIPGIFIQDGNNVIEVYEGFQKAVKYVRSGKGPVLIESVTYRWLGHSSSDPGKYRTRKEVEEWKKKDPIENLRKYLLANQIASDEELEAIQAEVKEAVEASVKFAEESPFPPLESAFEDIYAD
- a CDS encoding ATP-grasp domain-containing protein, producing MNYIVISPYYPQNFQQFTVELANKGITVLGIGQEPYDQLDQPLKNALTEYFRVENLENLDEVKRAVAFLFYKHGPIDRIESHNEYWLDQDAQLREQFNVVGPKPKDLKKTKFKSEMKKLFKKAGVPVVPGQIVKTLQAVDMAVSKIGLPMIAKPDNGVGAAGTYKLETTEDVEQFKQEWDKQTVYFFEKFVDSGQICTFDGLLDSKGNIVFSTTFDYAYTPLDLVLNHYENSYYIIKDMDPKLRQYGEVIIKAFGMKERFFHIEFFRDGDDYIAIEYNNRPAGAFTIDLYNFAHSIDLYRGYADIVNGEPFPQPQVEAQYGLVTSRRSTSNYVYSEEELRAKYGDKLKAVKIMPKAFADLQGDVHYILTTPSRSEIDQMIEDFGKK